The following are encoded together in the Peromyscus leucopus breed LL Stock chromosome 1, UCI_PerLeu_2.1, whole genome shotgun sequence genome:
- the LOC114709913 gene encoding LOW QUALITY PROTEIN: pregnancy-specific beta-1-glycoprotein 9-like (The sequence of the model RefSeq protein was modified relative to this genomic sequence to represent the inferred CDS: inserted 1 base in 1 codon) — protein sequence MELTSAPLHKAQVSWRGLLLTASPTTAQVAVEAVPPHLAEEKKVLCVHNLPASVLLFYWYKGESVVGRNEIAGFIMSNSTNESGPVYSGREMIYPSGSLLFQDVTQKGAAAKVIYMLSENCDIRVAFVQFHVHRKQLYPLGGGCSSSYFFTYVVVSPGWLCVMVPTLWFKHLVKDTQIRSTTQGNHPSVVSTALLPKPNITTNNSNPMEGEDSVALMCEPRTQNTAYLWRINGQSLSEEDRLKLTEENRTLTLLGVVRTDTGPYECEPGTQDFCLERLRMMETGDMSGSGSVHTMSVQQGCLCVVLKMDQGLCMLNEYSSANLYPRPAQLRLKHSSRDTMAFYKPGFPLPSADITCDSILFAPDDLGAPITSPSNIHFHLRTNLXISCHTNANPPAQYSWFVNGELQSSSQELFIPNIKTNDNSRSYSCLIYNIFPGVNRTTVKNMTVLSKWISEIPAPG from the exons ATGGAACTCACCTCAGCCCCTCTCCACAAAGCACAGGTCTCCTGGAGGGGACTCCTGCTCACAG CCTCTCCCACCACTGCCCAAGTCGCTGTTGAAGCAGTTCCACCCCACCTTGCTGAAGAGAAGAAAGTTCTATGTGTCCACAATCTGCCAGCCTCAGTCCTTTTGTTTTACTGGTACAagggagaatctgtggttgggaGGAATGAAATTGCAGGATTTATAATGTCCAATAGTACAAATGAATCAGGGCCTGTTTACAGCGGCAGAGAGATGATATACCCCAGTGGATCCTTGCTCTTCCAGGACGTCACTCAGAAAGGTGCAGCAGCTAAAGTAATATACATGTTGTCGGAAAACTGTGACATAAGAGTTGCATTTGTGCAGTTCCATGTACACCGTAAGCAACTGTATCCTCTTGGTGGTGGGTGCAGCTCATCCTACTTCTTCACATACGTGGTTGTCAGTCCTGGATGGCTCTGTGTTATGGTCCCCACATTGTGGTTCAAACATTTAGTAAAGGACACACA AATCAGAAGTACCACACAGGGCAATCATCCCTCTGTGGTCAGCACAGCACTGCTACCCAAGCCCAACATCACAACCAACAATTCCAATCCCATGGAGGGTGAGGACTCAGTAGCATTAATGTGTGAGCCTAGGACTCAGAATACAGCCTACCTGTGGAGGATAAATGGTCAAAGCCTCTCAGAAGAGGACAGGCTGAAGCTGACTGAGGAAAACAGGACTCTCACTTTACTCGGTGTTGTGAGGACTGACACAGGACCCTATGAATGTGAACCTGGAACCCA GGACTTCTGCCTAGAGAGGCTCAGGATGATGGAGACAGGGGACATGTCAGGCTCAGGCTCAGTGCACACAATGAGTGTGCAACAGGGATGTTTGTGTGTTGTGCTCAAGATGGACCAGGGCTTGTGCATGCTGAATGAGTACTCTTCTGCTAATCTGTACCCCAGACCTGCTCAACTAAGGTTAAAGCACAGCTCAAGAGATACTATGGCCTTCTACAAACCAGGATTTCCCCTTCCCTCAGCTGACATCACATGTGACTCTATTCTGTTTGCTCCAGATGATCTAGGTGCTCCTATCACATCCCCCTCAAATATTCATTTCCATCTAAGGACAAACC ACATCTCCTGCCACACAAATGCTAACCCCCCTGCACAGTACTCTTGGTTTGTCAATGGAGAGCTCCAGTCATCCTCCCAAGAGCTTTTTATTCCCAACATCAAAACTAATgata